The Paenalcaligenes faecalis genome has a window encoding:
- a CDS encoding pentapeptide repeat-containing protein, translating to MTKDELLALAQVGGAVNDCTLVDLDLTGCDLTAMTFEHVIFQNCRFHQTRLSESTFLHCQFNDLAPVEQCEIKECVWHESSLDGMEFLNCDFTQSIFQSCNATRTRYQSCVMQHVTFKESKLSAAQFEHCDVVHAVMFKSTLFETVFQHIHFDQFTFYAVDLKSTIFNETRFEKTVFLESELTELDLSHHDLHMSQFIDCSMRQMQLDYATITQCSFKGCDLQYSSFCYAQGTYALFPYTQLAHADFSHAHLESTIWVETKAQHASWQSAQLLQAVFHRADLTDSRFKQAQLDAADFSYAILLGVDFSAAQFQRTKFHAVMTDDPLIKKQPHVLANDPALFEAELWTQQYRD from the coding sequence ATGACTAAAGACGAACTATTAGCCTTGGCGCAAGTAGGGGGTGCTGTTAATGACTGCACATTGGTGGATTTGGATTTAACAGGCTGTGATTTAACAGCGATGACGTTTGAGCATGTCATCTTTCAGAATTGCCGATTTCATCAGACGCGTTTATCGGAAAGCACATTTTTACATTGTCAGTTTAACGACTTAGCTCCTGTAGAGCAGTGTGAGATCAAAGAATGTGTGTGGCATGAGTCCTCGTTAGACGGGATGGAGTTTTTGAATTGCGACTTCACTCAGTCTATCTTTCAAAGCTGTAATGCGACGCGTACCCGTTACCAATCCTGTGTTATGCAACATGTCACATTTAAAGAGTCGAAGCTATCGGCAGCGCAGTTTGAGCACTGTGATGTGGTGCATGCAGTGATGTTTAAATCGACTCTCTTCGAGACAGTTTTTCAGCACATACATTTTGATCAATTTACTTTTTACGCAGTGGATTTGAAAAGCACGATTTTCAATGAAACCAGATTTGAAAAAACGGTTTTTTTAGAAAGTGAATTAACTGAGTTGGACTTGAGTCATCATGATCTACACATGTCGCAGTTTATTGATTGCTCAATGAGGCAAATGCAATTGGATTATGCCACTATCACGCAGTGCAGTTTTAAGGGCTGTGATTTGCAATACAGCTCCTTTTGTTACGCACAAGGCACATATGCCTTATTTCCGTATACGCAGTTAGCGCATGCTGATTTTAGTCACGCACACCTAGAAAGTACCATATGGGTCGAAACCAAGGCGCAACATGCTTCTTGGCAGTCTGCCCAGTTATTACAGGCCGTATTTCATCGGGCTGATTTGACGGATAGCCGATTTAAGCAAGCTCAGTTAGATGCCGCTGATTTCTCGTATGCCATTTTGTTAGGCGTGGACTTTTCGGCGGCTCAGTTTCAACGCACTAAGTTTCATGCCGTGATGACGGATGATCCCCTGATTAAAAAACAACCCCATGTTCTGGCTAATGACCCTGCGTTGTTTGAGGCTGAGCTATGGACGCAGCAATACCGAGACTAA
- a CDS encoding peptidoglycan DD-metalloendopeptidase family protein, giving the protein MTLLLAACGSSPKNTGGGSGAAAGYYRVVKGDTLSKIARQHGQSVDSLMRANKIRNPNHLQVGQTLRVQGGSSTPLPPMGSAGSSTVQPPRATTGASVAAPRSIKLIWPAAGSHRRGTGTQSQGVFITGSRGAAIKAAAAGKVMYAGNGLRGYGNMVIISHDANFISVYAHNESISVKENQAVKQGQTIAQMGSSDTNTVQLYFELRYNGKAVDATRHLPNK; this is encoded by the coding sequence ATGACACTGCTGTTGGCAGCGTGTGGTTCTAGCCCTAAAAATACAGGGGGTGGCTCTGGGGCTGCGGCCGGTTATTATCGAGTGGTGAAAGGCGATACCCTCTCTAAAATTGCGCGTCAACATGGTCAGAGCGTGGATTCGTTAATGCGAGCAAATAAGATTCGTAATCCGAATCATTTGCAAGTGGGACAGACGTTGCGAGTCCAAGGCGGCTCATCTACGCCTCTGCCGCCAATGGGCTCAGCCGGTAGTTCTACAGTACAGCCACCTAGAGCGACTACCGGAGCGTCAGTTGCGGCACCTCGTAGTATTAAGCTTATTTGGCCTGCTGCGGGGTCGCACCGTCGAGGAACTGGTACTCAGTCCCAAGGCGTGTTTATTACGGGTTCACGAGGGGCAGCCATTAAGGCAGCAGCAGCGGGCAAAGTCATGTACGCTGGCAATGGTTTACGGGGCTACGGCAATATGGTCATTATTAGCCATGATGCGAACTTTATTAGTGTTTATGCACATAATGAGTCGATTAGCGTGAAAGAAAATCAAGCCGTAAAACAGGGGCAAACCATTGCTCAGATGGGCAGTTCAGATACCAATACCGTACAGCTGTATTTTGAGTTACGTTATAACGGTAAGGCAGTGGACGCAACGCGCCATTTACCTAATAAATAA
- a CDS encoding DUF2169 family type VI secretion system accessory protein, with product MSIKVVKPFRLSLLYRPYRWHAKDHLCVTVFALADLSGKQAKLLSDIELWRECLPDMDCEGLIDPVLPKQVPEFLVAGQAYTAHQDQKNQVMVKAQVAGLEKELVVFGDRHWLDNQTASEPQDFEQMALCWSNTYGGSDFALNPLGKGRTRVAPEDELTPLANIEGLSQRVHAKKDQGVAVGFSPINLLWPQRYQHIGSYSEQWRQHEFPGFFADMNPLFFNAAPVDQQWEKHETVPLGEAFSFWNMHPDKPCWQGQIPNWRVRCFAKQQKKEQLEEVEIAMRATTAWFLPHQERVLLIFHGNLPIATEDGSDVRVLMPALEPVEQSPLATSYYFDVLEKRIDPQLGGIYVDADEQLIPAILHAPLGIEGLDVFKTASWLKAQQRQQQIHAELSEHLIAQGKNPDEYRLDIMGPPRQYSELDLSDQSWSQRTIEQEREKMLAEMDASFDKELLEQKIPEVQKKQLLRAKPSTVVADMEKAGSQSNEKGPPQSLLLKIQAAQDMEQAMKQEGRLDVDALAQLVPGYEMDDEMQQQIAAFSIPEHARQSQQAPAMAWMQEPEVIQQMQRLDELQRQMYLLAVQTQRPVDTLSTEQSQALREKLLEQHAAGQCLKRIDLTGALLTDLTLTEANLSQSWLEGVDLSRSVFTGCCFDEAVLARANLENARFIDCRFIKTNFSLATMKNTVFESCHFEQVEMEKLNLSESYFHRSTFEEMFFNQLHFDRCVIEKTTFHLCMMDEVEFSHCQINQSTIKKVTFQQSTLRETNFLNTELDSCGFFITQLTLVLFIESDLKNSAIHYESTVEKVRFSQSSLYQCFFREMEMQAIDFSDSRLEMCDFSLCDLTDAQFVRCDAPNANFSRTQLTRTNFTQAHLVDAQFKGADLRWANFTQANLFRAEVALAHMDDSTILHGAYLKEANVYPQRVAEVEHD from the coding sequence ATGTCCATTAAAGTTGTAAAGCCATTTCGCTTGTCTTTGTTATACAGACCCTATCGTTGGCATGCTAAAGATCATTTATGCGTTACTGTTTTTGCTTTAGCAGACTTATCCGGTAAACAAGCCAAGCTCTTATCGGATATAGAGCTATGGCGAGAGTGTTTACCCGATATGGATTGCGAAGGCTTGATTGACCCAGTGTTACCTAAACAAGTTCCTGAGTTTTTAGTGGCGGGTCAGGCTTATACAGCACACCAAGACCAAAAAAATCAGGTGATGGTCAAGGCTCAGGTCGCGGGTTTAGAAAAAGAGCTAGTGGTATTTGGAGATAGGCATTGGTTAGATAATCAAACGGCCTCTGAGCCGCAAGACTTTGAGCAGATGGCTTTGTGCTGGTCAAATACCTACGGGGGGAGTGACTTCGCATTGAATCCCTTGGGTAAAGGTAGGACAAGGGTGGCTCCTGAGGATGAGCTGACTCCCTTAGCTAACATAGAAGGATTAAGTCAGCGGGTACACGCGAAAAAAGATCAAGGGGTCGCTGTTGGCTTTAGTCCGATTAATTTATTGTGGCCACAGCGATATCAACATATAGGGAGTTATAGCGAACAGTGGCGACAGCATGAGTTTCCCGGTTTTTTTGCTGATATGAACCCGTTGTTTTTTAATGCAGCCCCAGTAGATCAGCAATGGGAAAAGCATGAAACGGTACCGCTGGGAGAGGCATTTTCCTTTTGGAATATGCATCCAGACAAACCGTGTTGGCAAGGGCAGATACCAAACTGGCGTGTTCGTTGCTTTGCCAAACAGCAAAAAAAAGAGCAGCTAGAGGAAGTGGAAATTGCCATGAGAGCCACGACGGCTTGGTTCTTACCACATCAAGAACGGGTATTACTTATTTTTCACGGTAATTTGCCTATTGCAACAGAGGATGGCAGTGATGTTCGCGTTTTGATGCCAGCCCTAGAGCCTGTAGAGCAATCTCCATTGGCCACGTCTTATTATTTCGATGTATTGGAAAAACGTATTGATCCGCAGTTAGGTGGTATTTATGTGGATGCGGACGAGCAATTGATCCCAGCTATATTGCATGCCCCATTAGGGATAGAGGGGTTGGATGTATTTAAAACGGCCTCATGGCTCAAAGCTCAGCAACGACAACAACAAATCCATGCTGAACTAAGTGAGCATTTGATTGCTCAGGGCAAAAACCCCGATGAATATAGGCTAGATATCATGGGGCCACCTAGGCAATATAGCGAGCTGGATTTATCCGATCAAAGTTGGAGTCAGCGCACCATAGAGCAAGAGCGGGAGAAAATGTTGGCAGAAATGGATGCCAGCTTTGATAAAGAATTGCTTGAGCAAAAAATACCAGAGGTACAAAAAAAACAATTGCTACGTGCTAAGCCCAGCACCGTAGTCGCTGATATGGAAAAAGCAGGCAGCCAGTCTAATGAGAAAGGGCCACCACAAAGCCTGTTGTTGAAAATCCAAGCGGCTCAGGATATGGAGCAGGCGATGAAGCAGGAGGGCCGCCTTGATGTGGATGCTTTAGCCCAACTTGTGCCTGGTTATGAGATGGATGATGAAATGCAGCAACAAATTGCAGCATTTTCTATTCCTGAGCATGCTCGTCAGAGCCAGCAAGCCCCTGCTATGGCCTGGATGCAGGAGCCTGAGGTCATACAGCAAATGCAACGTTTAGATGAGTTGCAACGGCAGATGTATTTACTGGCTGTGCAGACTCAGCGGCCCGTAGATACCTTGAGTACGGAGCAAAGCCAAGCCTTACGTGAAAAACTGCTTGAGCAACATGCTGCCGGACAGTGTTTAAAACGTATTGATTTAACAGGCGCATTATTAACAGATTTGACTCTGACAGAGGCTAACCTGAGTCAGTCGTGGTTAGAAGGGGTTGACCTGAGCCGTAGTGTTTTTACGGGCTGCTGTTTTGATGAGGCGGTTTTAGCTAGAGCTAATTTAGAAAATGCGCGGTTTATTGATTGTCGCTTTATCAAAACCAATTTTTCTTTAGCGACAATGAAAAATACGGTGTTTGAATCCTGCCATTTCGAGCAGGTTGAGATGGAAAAACTCAATCTATCTGAAAGTTATTTTCATCGCAGCACCTTTGAGGAAATGTTTTTTAATCAGCTCCATTTTGATCGGTGTGTCATAGAAAAAACGACATTTCATTTGTGCATGATGGATGAGGTCGAGTTTTCTCATTGCCAGATCAATCAATCAACGATTAAAAAAGTCACCTTTCAGCAATCCACCCTCAGAGAGACTAATTTTTTAAATACAGAGTTAGATAGCTGTGGGTTTTTTATCACCCAGTTAACGCTCGTTCTGTTTATTGAGTCTGACTTGAAAAACTCTGCCATTCACTATGAGTCAACGGTAGAAAAGGTGCGGTTTAGTCAATCTTCCCTTTATCAATGTTTTTTTAGAGAAATGGAAATGCAAGCCATTGATTTCTCAGATAGTCGTTTGGAAATGTGTGATTTTTCATTGTGTGACCTAACTGATGCGCAGTTTGTCCGTTGTGATGCACCTAATGCGAACTTTTCTCGTACTCAGTTAACTCGTACTAACTTTACACAGGCTCATTTAGTGGATGCTCAGTTCAAAGGGGCTGATCTGCGATGGGCCAATTTTACTCAGGCGAACTTGTTTAGAGCCGAGGTAGCGCTCGCACATATGGATGACAGCACGATATTACATGGCGCTTATTTAAAAGAGGCGAATGTCTATCCACAGCGTGTGGCAGAGGTTGAGCATGACTAA
- the tssG gene encoding type VI secretion system baseplate subunit TssG, translating to MKTHSQLAQFWQTLEQRPYDYDFYALLRRIENNYDLARPLGRNALPRHEPVRLGQLPSLAFAPAPLQAITHTQQKPQVHLASFGLFGPNGALPLHLTEHAHERLHQHRDPSFTAFANLFHHRLISLFYRAWADNQSAVSLDTSVESFSRYVGSLSQQDPVQPPPNTDPLIAPHSQLYFAGFLADSRRCASGLEQLLGDFFNVPVRIVHHIPQWITLSSGQQWRLGQLQPLGKGVILGKKIYDAQYKFRLQLGPLRLDQFTYFLPKQRGALQLQHWVQRYLGIELEWDTQLILEKKEVQGVRLGTAHSLGLSSWLGHRPNRLSDADDVIISYS from the coding sequence ATGAAAACTCACAGCCAATTAGCCCAATTTTGGCAAACGCTTGAACAGCGGCCTTATGATTATGATTTTTATGCGCTGCTACGACGTATAGAAAACAACTATGATTTAGCCCGCCCTTTAGGACGAAATGCCTTACCACGTCACGAGCCCGTGCGTTTAGGCCAGCTGCCGTCCCTAGCCTTTGCTCCTGCCCCGCTGCAAGCCATTACCCATACCCAGCAAAAACCGCAGGTTCATTTAGCTAGTTTCGGCCTATTTGGTCCAAATGGGGCATTACCCCTGCACCTGACCGAGCACGCTCATGAGCGACTGCATCAGCACAGGGACCCTAGTTTCACTGCCTTTGCAAATCTGTTTCACCATCGCCTGATCAGTTTATTTTATAGAGCGTGGGCCGATAACCAGAGCGCCGTAAGCCTTGATACCTCTGTTGAATCATTCAGTCGATATGTGGGCAGTCTGAGTCAACAAGACCCAGTTCAACCACCACCCAATACCGATCCATTAATCGCACCACACAGTCAATTATATTTTGCGGGTTTTCTGGCTGACTCTAGACGGTGCGCCAGTGGTTTGGAGCAGTTGTTGGGTGATTTTTTTAATGTGCCTGTACGTATAGTCCATCACATTCCACAATGGATTACATTAAGCTCTGGACAGCAGTGGCGCCTAGGGCAGCTTCAACCTCTAGGTAAAGGGGTGATCTTAGGTAAAAAAATCTATGACGCACAATATAAATTCAGGCTGCAACTAGGCCCGTTACGTCTAGATCAATTCACCTACTTTTTACCTAAACAACGGGGGGCTCTGCAACTACAGCACTGGGTACAACGTTACTTAGGTATAGAGCTTGAGTGGGATACTCAACTAATTTTAGAAAAAAAAGAAGTCCAAGGTGTGCGCTTAGGTACAGCACATAGCCTTGGACTTAGTAGCTGGCTTGGTCATCGCCCAAACCGTCTATCCGATGCGGACGATGTCATTATTTCTTATTCCTGA
- a CDS encoding type VI secretion system Vgr family protein, giving the protein MNRIISARSVLGEKLLFKRLQGVEQLSTVFDFNVELLSPDASIEASELLGQPLCIEVQTADSPLTPPRYLHGEVIQFSYIGQESSGVRLARYELQMRPWLWYLGQNQDCKIYQNMTVVDILDEVLGSYPKFHYEKRLCAAYAPYEYCVQYEESDLNFIQRLMEKEGIYYYFEHHADRHVMVLCDDNSAHEDLSPCAQLAYYPQNENALPDAPCIYQWQRQSQLQTSSYVVDDYDFKKSATSLRQQRRVSYSIEQANREIYDWQVGYLDADQGDHYVRIRTEAAQAAAESIEGAATLRSLAPGYIFNLTSSPRRVDLDAYLLVAVEYDWQESGYASGDGAGHYNSRFLAQLAQIPYRSPLLAPKPRTRGPQTAVVVGPAGSEVFTDEYQRIKVHFRWDRYGPLNENASCWIRVSNDSAGSGFGSIVPPRVGQEVVVDFIGGDPDRPVVIGRVYNDKQMPAFSPSPTQSGFVSRSFGGSADNANHLIFDDAAGGELVHLHAERNAKNTTEMDYFQGVGVNHRVEIGNDHQIQVGNNLSTVIKAIEERLVQAEQRIQVNSHALHRYDSNFEQRIKGVEHRVTEAEQNIQVNSDALHKYQGNLSQEVTGEDTKTVNANQVLTVLGSTLNKLHSLKRVVDTDSVEEVSGNKSSEVKGSLIERLANHFKNVEGTDFTHVSYSMGITHLSASATTLSASATGVSVSATGASASVTGYEFKATKTRNKAIAAEARLVGIESSLAASSVRIDSVSVGLGGIYRKHHGMKQEMNGMKSSISALDNRVNGLTSVV; this is encoded by the coding sequence ATGAATCGGATAATTAGTGCCCGCAGTGTATTGGGTGAAAAGTTATTATTTAAGCGTTTACAAGGCGTAGAGCAGTTATCTACGGTCTTTGATTTTAACGTAGAGCTATTAAGCCCTGACGCTAGCATAGAGGCATCAGAGTTATTAGGGCAGCCGCTATGCATTGAGGTACAAACGGCAGATAGCCCCTTAACGCCCCCCCGTTATTTACATGGTGAAGTGATTCAGTTTAGCTATATAGGGCAAGAAAGTAGTGGTGTTCGTTTAGCTCGTTATGAATTACAAATGCGTCCTTGGCTTTGGTATTTGGGCCAAAATCAAGATTGCAAAATCTATCAAAATATGACAGTAGTGGATATTTTGGATGAGGTACTTGGGTCTTATCCAAAATTTCATTACGAAAAGCGCTTATGTGCTGCCTATGCACCTTATGAGTACTGTGTCCAGTATGAAGAAAGTGACCTGAACTTCATTCAGCGCTTAATGGAGAAAGAGGGTATTTATTATTACTTTGAGCATCATGCCGATCGTCATGTGATGGTGTTGTGTGATGATAATAGTGCGCATGAGGATTTATCTCCCTGTGCGCAGTTAGCTTATTACCCTCAAAATGAAAATGCATTGCCCGATGCGCCTTGTATTTACCAGTGGCAGCGCCAGAGCCAGTTACAAACCAGTAGCTATGTGGTTGATGACTATGATTTTAAAAAATCAGCCACTAGCTTGCGTCAACAGCGACGCGTCTCTTATTCCATCGAGCAGGCTAATCGAGAAATTTATGATTGGCAGGTTGGCTATTTAGATGCGGATCAAGGCGATCATTATGTACGGATTCGAACCGAAGCGGCACAGGCTGCGGCTGAAAGTATTGAGGGCGCGGCCACTTTACGCTCGTTGGCTCCCGGTTATATCTTTAATTTAACATCGAGTCCGCGACGAGTGGATTTGGATGCGTATTTATTGGTTGCCGTGGAGTATGACTGGCAAGAGTCGGGGTATGCCTCAGGAGATGGGGCTGGCCATTATAACAGTCGATTTTTAGCCCAATTAGCGCAAATTCCTTATCGCAGCCCCTTGCTTGCCCCAAAGCCTCGTACTCGGGGACCTCAAACCGCTGTGGTGGTGGGGCCTGCTGGTAGTGAGGTTTTTACCGATGAATATCAACGTATTAAGGTGCATTTTCGTTGGGATCGATATGGGCCATTAAATGAAAATGCATCGTGTTGGATTCGAGTGTCCAATGATTCCGCCGGATCTGGGTTTGGGTCTATTGTGCCACCTCGCGTAGGGCAGGAAGTGGTTGTGGATTTTATTGGTGGTGACCCCGATCGCCCTGTTGTGATTGGGCGGGTTTATAACGATAAACAAATGCCCGCCTTTTCGCCTTCGCCCACACAGTCCGGTTTTGTGAGTCGCTCCTTTGGGGGGAGTGCGGATAATGCGAATCATTTAATTTTTGATGATGCCGCAGGCGGTGAGTTAGTGCATTTGCATGCGGAGCGTAATGCAAAAAACACCACGGAAATGGACTATTTCCAAGGCGTAGGGGTAAATCATCGGGTTGAAATTGGTAACGATCATCAGATTCAAGTCGGTAATAACCTAAGCACAGTGATCAAAGCGATTGAAGAGCGCTTGGTGCAGGCCGAGCAACGTATTCAGGTCAATAGCCACGCTTTGCACCGTTATGACAGTAATTTCGAGCAGCGTATTAAGGGCGTAGAACATCGGGTGACGGAGGCTGAGCAGAATATCCAAGTTAATAGCGATGCTTTACATAAGTATCAGGGTAATTTATCACAAGAGGTGACCGGTGAGGACACAAAAACGGTAAATGCTAATCAGGTGCTCACTGTTTTAGGCTCTACCTTAAATAAGCTGCACTCGTTAAAACGCGTGGTGGATACGGACTCGGTAGAAGAGGTGTCCGGAAATAAAAGCAGTGAGGTCAAGGGGAGTCTTATAGAGCGACTGGCCAATCACTTTAAAAATGTAGAGGGTACTGATTTCACTCATGTTTCGTACAGTATGGGTATAACGCATTTGAGTGCGAGTGCGACTACGCTATCAGCCAGTGCAACTGGGGTTTCCGTTTCGGCGACGGGTGCCTCTGCCTCGGTGACTGGGTATGAGTTCAAGGCGACAAAAACGAGAAATAAAGCCATTGCAGCAGAGGCTCGATTAGTAGGCATTGAGAGCAGTTTAGCGGCTTCTTCTGTACGAATTGATTCGGTTTCTGTTGGTTTGGGTGGTATATACCGTAAACATCATGGAATGAAGCAAGAAATGAATGGCATGAAAAGCAGTATAAGCGCACTAGATAATCGAGTGAATGGCTTAACCAGTGTGGTCTAA
- a CDS encoding fibronectin type III-like domain-contianing protein — translation MQYNDVPSAKSFFGVPADNPTDIRYTEGVYVGYRYYDAFAKEVAYPFGYGLSYTNFDYSDIQIHALQQDGMYQVSVKIKNTGKVAGREIVQLYVAAPNQTIDKPRKVLADFAKTGMLLPGQSETLTLNIEPKDLASFYTDRAQWLAEAGDYEVIIGRSSRDLPLRIGFCLDELLLVEQVKNAFVEKLDFQDLIGPQS, via the coding sequence GTGCAATATAATGATGTGCCTTCTGCAAAAAGCTTTTTTGGTGTGCCGGCAGACAATCCTACCGATATTCGCTATACCGAAGGTGTGTATGTGGGCTATCGTTATTATGATGCGTTTGCCAAAGAGGTGGCTTACCCATTTGGGTATGGTTTGTCATATACAAATTTCGATTACTCAGACATACAGATTCATGCTTTGCAACAAGACGGAATGTATCAGGTATCAGTAAAGATTAAAAACACCGGCAAAGTCGCAGGTCGAGAAATTGTGCAGTTATATGTTGCTGCGCCTAATCAAACCATCGATAAACCGCGTAAAGTGTTGGCTGACTTTGCTAAAACCGGCATGTTGTTACCAGGGCAATCGGAAACGCTGACGTTAAATATTGAGCCTAAGGACTTAGCTTCTTTTTATACCGATCGGGCTCAGTGGCTAGCAGAGGCGGGTGACTACGAGGTGATCATCGGACGATCCTCACGTGATCTGCCCTTGCGGATAGGCTTTTGTTTGGATGAGCTCTTACTTGTAGAGCAAGTCAAAAACGCATTTGTTGAAAAACTTGATTTTCAGGATTTGATTGGCCCTCAATCCTAA
- a CDS encoding type VI secretion system Vgr family protein: MNRVVIAHSPLGTDLLFKQLVGTEGLSCVFEFELELLSENASIDAAQLLGKGIGLEIQVDEISTRYLNGDVVSFSYIGQELGGRRLARYRAQVRPWLWYLGRNQDCKIYQNMTVVDILDEVLGSYPQYDYNKRLSGSYEPYEFCVQYEESDLDFVHRLMEQEGVYYYFEHAKDKHILVLCDEVSAHDPLPHQPLIRYFPSDANALAQEQTIYAWRTHQQLQGVEYVVDDYDFKKSTASLRQQRRVPYSVEQANREVYDWQTGYADPDQGEHYVRVRVEQAQAAASRIEGQANTRALAPGYVFTLIDSPRRIDLKDYLIVSVRYYLTEAGYYSADAIGPGEYRFDFIAQDAQLVYRAPLVTPKPKTSGPQTAIVTGPAGAEVYTDEFQRIKVHFRWDRYGVEDQHSSCWIRVSNDSAGAGFGSVVPPRVGQEVIVDFIGGNPDRPVVTGRVYNDKQMPAFSPSPTQSGFVSRSFGGGSAANANHLIFEDAAGSEQIQLHAERDFIHSVEMNTEQTVGVNHQHSVGNNYDVTVGNTKQLTVGNDSFVTIGNNLRTEIDNNEHRTVGAEQHLQVGSMATQLYKDRLTTHVQGDAIHSYEQKVDVVALGNVHEDYRENYHFELTGNKTSTVQGTENKKVEGDSLNEYKGNYTRRVTGKNEVEYKSDSIRIYNGPCSSTYNVTDFSFAPLLQVIWVGGVKITNLAAMVNHYGFKSDIGFVEFKNAMKTLKTAAQSETASITKKEFAMVKAKANVVTRSMIAMKQQKVAMDSKMVGMKKQIGALDTRVNALTSVT, translated from the coding sequence ATGAACCGAGTAGTTATTGCTCATAGTCCTTTAGGTACTGATTTGCTTTTTAAGCAGTTGGTTGGTACAGAGGGCTTGTCTTGTGTCTTTGAGTTTGAGTTAGAGCTGTTGAGTGAAAATGCATCTATTGATGCCGCACAGTTATTGGGTAAAGGCATAGGCCTTGAAATTCAAGTCGACGAGATCAGCACCCGTTACTTAAACGGAGACGTGGTGAGCTTTAGCTATATTGGTCAAGAGTTGGGAGGCCGCCGCTTAGCTCGTTATCGTGCTCAGGTGCGGCCTTGGTTATGGTATTTAGGTCGGAATCAGGATTGTAAGATTTATCAAAATATGACGGTAGTTGATATTTTAGATGAGGTCTTAGGCTCCTATCCGCAGTATGACTATAACAAGCGATTAAGTGGTTCCTATGAGCCTTATGAGTTCTGTGTGCAGTACGAAGAAAGTGATTTGGACTTTGTGCACAGGCTGATGGAGCAAGAGGGGGTTTATTACTATTTTGAGCATGCTAAGGATAAGCACATTCTCGTGTTATGTGATGAGGTCAGTGCTCATGATCCCTTACCCCACCAACCATTGATCCGTTATTTTCCTAGTGATGCGAATGCATTGGCTCAGGAGCAAACCATTTACGCGTGGCGTACCCATCAGCAGTTACAAGGGGTGGAGTACGTGGTGGATGATTACGACTTTAAAAAATCAACGGCCTCATTGCGTCAGCAACGACGTGTTCCATATAGTGTAGAGCAGGCGAATCGAGAGGTCTATGATTGGCAAACAGGGTATGCCGATCCAGATCAGGGCGAGCATTATGTACGTGTTCGAGTCGAGCAAGCTCAGGCGGCTGCGAGTCGTATTGAGGGGCAAGCCAACACGAGGGCGTTGGCGCCCGGTTATGTATTTACGCTTATAGATAGTCCTAGACGCATTGATTTAAAAGACTACTTAATTGTCTCGGTACGTTATTACCTAACAGAGGCCGGTTACTACAGCGCAGATGCAATCGGGCCAGGCGAGTATCGATTTGATTTTATCGCTCAGGATGCTCAGCTCGTGTATAGAGCACCTTTGGTGACTCCTAAGCCCAAAACCAGTGGCCCGCAAACAGCGATTGTGACCGGGCCTGCGGGGGCAGAGGTTTACACCGATGAGTTTCAGCGTATTAAGGTGCATTTTCGTTGGGATCGTTATGGGGTAGAGGATCAACACTCGTCTTGTTGGATACGGGTGTCAAACGATTCGGCGGGTGCTGGCTTTGGTTCTGTAGTACCTCCCCGCGTCGGTCAAGAGGTCATTGTGGATTTTATAGGTGGTAATCCAGATCGACCTGTGGTGACGGGGCGTGTGTATAACGATAAGCAAATGCCTGCCTTTTCGCCGTCGCCAACTCAATCGGGATTTGTCAGCCGCTCTTTTGGCGGTGGTAGTGCAGCAAATGCGAATCATTTGATTTTTGAGGACGCCGCAGGAAGTGAACAAATACAACTGCATGCCGAGCGTGACTTTATTCATAGTGTAGAAATGAATACGGAGCAGACGGTTGGGGTGAATCATCAGCACTCAGTCGGTAATAACTATGATGTGACGGTGGGCAACACGAAGCAGTTAACCGTAGGAAATGACAGTTTCGTGACCATAGGTAACAACCTGAGAACAGAGATTGATAACAATGAGCACCGCACAGTGGGGGCAGAGCAGCATCTACAAGTTGGCTCAATGGCAACCCAGCTCTATAAGGATCGATTAACAACCCACGTGCAAGGCGATGCCATTCACAGTTATGAGCAAAAGGTGGATGTGGTGGCGTTGGGCAATGTGCATGAAGATTACCGAGAAAACTATCATTTTGAGTTGACAGGGAATAAAACCAGTACGGTTCAAGGCACTGAAAATAAGAAAGTCGAGGGTGATAGCCTCAATGAGTACAAGGGAAATTACACACGTCGCGTAACAGGTAAAAATGAGGTTGAATATAAATCAGATTCAATCCGGATTTACAACGGCCCTTGTTCCTCTACCTATAACGTCACTGATTTTAGCTTTGCTCCTCTTTTACAGGTGATCTGGGTGGGTGGCGTCAAGATTACAAACTTAGCTGCGATGGTGAACCACTATGGCTTTAAGAGTGATATTGGTTTTGTTGAGTTTAAAAATGCAATGAAAACGCTTAAAACAGCGGCGCAAAGCGAGACAGCCTCGATTACTAAAAAAGAGTTCGCCATGGTGAAAGCCAAAGCCAATGTGGTTACGCGAAGCATGATTGCCATGAAACAGCAGAAGGTGGCGATGGACTCCAAAATGGTGGGTATGAAAAAACAGATAGGTGCATTAGATACGCGAGTTAATGCGCTGACCTCTGTGACATAA